A stretch of DNA from Thermodesulfobacteriota bacterium:
AGATTCATGACGATGATTATAACGGAACTCCATCTCCTTTAGGTAGAGGGGAAAAAGTTTTGGAGACACGCCGTGATGTTTGATCAACCGTTCTTTGGCATAAGCCCAAAACCCCTCCAGGCTGTTGATGTAGACCTTTCCGGAGCTGAATCGTTTCTTGTGATCGATCCTCAGGTGACGATACCCGCAGCACATCAGGGCATCGTAGCTTCGGAACTTATCGGTGTAGATGAGGCTTCCCCGGCGCACCTTCTTGACGGTGAGGTTGAGGAGGGTTTCGGCGCTGACATTGGGGACCACCTCTACCTTCACCACGCCACCTCGCTCCAAGATGCCGAAAACAGGGACTTTTCCCGATGCTCCTCGACCTCGGTTCCCTTTTTTCTCCCTACGAAGTAGGCATCATCGGCTTCGATCTCTCTTCGAAGAAGCCCCGTCTCCTCGCTTTGGGCGACGATGGCCTTTCGGATCACCGTGAAGGATAACCAGTGGCCCCTCTACCCTTTTAAAAACATAGGACACTCATTGGGGAAGGTCCTCTTTTATCATTTAAAGCAATAGAATCAAA
This window harbors:
- a CDS encoding IS1595 family transposase; the protein is MERGGVVKVEVVPNVSAETLLNLTVKKVRRGSLIYTDKFRSYDALMCCGYRHLRIDHKKRFSSGKVYINSLEGFWAYAKERLIKHHGVSPKLFPLYLKEMEFRYNHRHES